The genomic stretch GGTTCACTTATTGGCACTTTTTCTACAAATATAACATAATCAATCTTTGAAAAAGCAATAAATTTATCTCCCAAAACCTCTCTTGCTTTATAATATGTTTGACAATTATCACAATATAATGGTTTATGATTATTCGTTAACAAAGACCAATAATTATACAATAACTTATTATTTCTATCAACCCTCAATCCTATGCTTTCATCAATACAATATCCAGTTATATCATTTGATATTATTAAGCAAATAAGATCATTTGATAACAATTTACCTCCCTCATATATTAATTGCAACGCCAAGGTTGACTTCCCTACTTCACTTTCACCTACAAAAATTATACCTTTATCGCCTATTTTTACAGCAGAAGCGTGCAAAGGTAAACTAAAATGAGAATACAGTGAACTAGCAATATAAAATTCAATTATTGATTCACAACAAGTAATTGAAGCTGGACTATTTTGATTTAAAAATACTTTTAAATATCGATTTTCATAACTATATACTAAGCAAGAAAGAATTACATCTTTTTCTCTTTGCACTATTATTCTAAATTTATTGTTTTCGAAATGATATAATTCCGGTATATAAGTAACATTCAAAGTTTTATTGTAATTCTTTAATTTTGATACGAATTCATTGAAGTTATTTTGTATTTTAAATTTTGTTCTTATATCTATTAATAAAGTTCTTTCATTTTTTTGTAACACATTTTTATAATCCATAAATTTACAAAATCTCTCAATTAAATTTATGTCATCACACCTTATAATTAAATCCAAAACTGGTAATTTAAATCTTTTAATTGTAATTGATGATTTGCTATTTTTCAAATTACAGTTCACCTCTTTATAATAATTTAGTTTAAATTATTAAATTTATAGGATTATCTAAATAAAAACGGAGTAAGTTTATCTCTATAGATATTATTAAACAACGTTTGAATACATACAAGCGGAGATGGATATGTTATATCATTCCAATATTTATAGTTTTTTGCTATACATACAACACAATCATGCAATAATTCACATCTTAAACATTTTTGAAATGCATGATCTTTGACTTTTCTTATCTCCTCTATTAAAGTATTTCCATTAATTATTTCTTTGAACGATTTTTCCTTTAAATTATCTACGTTTTTGATATAGTGTTCTTTATCAATTACAAACTCCGGACAAGGATATACATATCCTTTATAATCTATAAAAAACGAACTTCTTCCCGCTTTGCATGTTATTCTTTTTTTAGAGGAATTTTCCTTGATTGTTCTAGAAAACTTTTCAAACATGCTTCTGAACGTTTTTACTTCATCAAAATTAAGCATATACATACTCCTCTTGAAATAATCTCCACTATAAGTTGGGGCAATTTCTACATCAGCAAACCATTCAACATTTAATTTAGAAACTATTTCTTCTAACTTCTTTAAAGAAGGTAATCCTTGTTTTGTAACTACTGTTTTAATGACTAAATTAGCATTATATATCTTTAAAAGATATACAGCATTTAATGCTTTTTCCCATGCCCCCTCTTTTCTTACAAGAAAATCATGAATCGACGGTTCACCAGCATGAATACTAATTTCAATCTTCCCAAATAGTCTAGTTATGTCCTTTGCAACCACACTATCTTGAATTAATTCCCCATTTGTATACAATATCAACCCCATTCCTTTTTTTCTTGCATAATTAGCAATATCAAATATATCATTTCTCAATAACGGTTCCCCGCCTGTTATTGTAACAACAAAAGTTCCCATAGAAGATAATTCATCTAAAATATTAAAATACTCATCTGTCTTTAATTCACCTTCTTCATGCTTCTCAATATAGCAAAATCTGCAATCCCAAGTACATTTTCTTGTTATCTCACAAACAATTTCAACTGGGTAATTATCTTCTATTATCTTGCTTAAAATTCTATAAACATTCACTATTTTGTCAACCTCCATTAATTGTTCTCAAGTACTAACTTTTTTTCAATTAACTCATTTATAAACTCGTTAACATCATTTAATGCTGTTTCAATTGAGCAATCAAAACTATTTGCTAAATTCGTTGCTATTTCTTCAGGATCAGTTATACCATTTACTAAACACTCCCATATAAAAGTAGCAGTTTCATTGAATATACAATAATTTTCATTTTTTAATGAGTATACAACAATTAAGTCGTCAATCTTTGCATAACCAATATCTGGAGCAGGAACTATATGCTCTTTTTTCATTTAACAGCACTCCTTCTACTATATTGTATAAATGTATGCTTTCTTATAAATTTGCTGAACATTTCCTCTTTCAAACATAGGTATGTCATCAATTTCTATCCAAGCATGCCCTAAAATTTTTTTATGATTTTCTGTTTTTTCGCACCGAAAACCAATTACTAAGGATACTTTTCCTTTGTAATTACTACATAAATAGAATAAAATCAATGACCGTTTTAAACATGTTAACTTCAATTTTTCAAATATAAAATTATTATCTATAATTTTACAACATTTTTCTGCTACTTGGATAATATCTGTTAATTCCTTATTTTTTTTAGATTTTCTCTTTATGTATTCTACTACCTTTTGCAAATTTGCAAACTTATATAATACTAAAATATAAAATATTCCCATAATCATAATTAATTTCACCTTTCTTTAGAGCCGAGGGACTCCCCCGGCTCTTTAGTTGTTTCAAGACATTCATCTGCACCACGTTCTACAACGACTACTACTTCTGCCTCCACTTAATACTACTGTTTCAAGATTACCAATTTCTATTATTTCAGGCTTTACATATATTTTTTTACTCATTCTTTCACCTCCTTCTTACTATATTAATTTTTAACCTTTTGCATAAACGCTCAAAATGAGCGTTATCAAGCTCTTTGCTAATTTCAAAAAATCTAGCCCCTCTGTCACTATATCTTGTTTAGCACGTGTTGAAGACATATTTACCACCTAATTTATTACAAAACAGAGAGTAAAAAATACCAACCTTTTTTAGTATATCCTCAAGGAGTAAAGTAGGAAATTGAAACACATGGGAGGAAACCAGAGTTTTAGAGCCTTTGAACTTTTCAAATGGTGTTCTCACATTCATCCCTCTTGTTAGAATATTTTGTAATGTTATAAAACGCTCATTATGAGCGTTTTATGTAATAGTTTAGATTACCAAGTGTCAAATCATTCTTTTGTAAGATAAAATTGAACCTCAATAATTATATATTAAGCATGTTTTAATATTTTCTTTTTTATATTCTCTGGTATACCATCCTATTTGCATATAAACTATCTCATTTACGAGAGGCAATATGTAAATTGCTATATTTATTAATATTCTCCTTGGAATTTTCACCTCAATTTTACTTTATTAATTTTTATCCTGTCAAACTTCGTTTTTTTTTTTTTTTAGTTTAATTTCATGCAATTTTTAGCTATCAGCTCCCTCTTTCTTTTAATATCTCTAAATTTCTTAAATTCTCTCTTGTTTTTTCACAAACAAAAAGCTGCCCCCTTCTCTGGAGGCAGCTATCTAAATTGCTTTTTAAAAGCATTTTTAAACTATATCCCTTTTTATCCTCATCAAAGTATTGTACAAAAATGGCAGCAGGAAAAATGCAAGCAGAACAAGGCCTATCACAACACAGATGGAAACCTGCATGAGTGTCAAAATCCCAGATGGCAGCATTGCCGCAAATGTGCCGGCTAAAATTATCACTGCTGATGTTACAACATGACCAATGTTTGCTGAAGTGAGCCTGAGTGCTTCGTTCATCTCTAAGTCTTTATATTCATAAAACCTTATCAGCAAGAATACACTGTAGTCTATTCCAAGAGCTAAGAACACAACAAAGGTGAAAAATGGCACTGCCCAGTTGAGTGCTTCGTACTTGAATATTCCTTTGAAAATCATCTCTGTTATAGAGAGTGCAAGGTAGTAGTCGACAAAAACTATCACCACCATTATTGCAGCATTAAAGATTGACCTTGAAATTAGGAACATGAGAATAAAGATGCTTATTATCATTATTAGTCTCAAAGTCTTAAAATCTTTAAAATAAATGCTCTTCAAATCATGGTTTGAAGATGATATCCCACCAACTCCTACCGACACAAACTTTGTGTTTAT from Caldicellulosiruptor kronotskyensis 2002 encodes the following:
- a CDS encoding phosphoenolpyruvate carboxykinase (ATP), with amino-acid sequence MKNSKSSITIKRFKLPVLDLIIRCDDINLIERFCKFMDYKNVLQKNERTLLIDIRTKFKIQNNFNEFVSKLKNYNKTLNVTYIPELYHFENNKFRIIVQREKDVILSCLVYSYENRYLKVFLNQNSPASITCCESIIEFYIASSLYSHFSLPLHASAVKIGDKGIIFVGESEVGKSTLALQLIYEGGKLLSNDLICLIISNDITGYCIDESIGLRVDRNNKLLYNYWSLLTNNHKPLYCDNCQTYYKAREVLGDKFIAFSKIDYVIFVEKVPISEPKIKRLNRKEALYFFLKNKINPNKRIVDLYIPLELFEKLSNKCTYYRLLLPDWNLEEKVIDSKVTCNWLLDNLYNNTE
- a CDS encoding radical SAM/SPASM domain-containing protein gives rise to the protein MNVYRILSKIIEDNYPVEIVCEITRKCTWDCRFCYIEKHEEGELKTDEYFNILDELSSMGTFVVTITGGEPLLRNDIFDIANYARKKGMGLILYTNGELIQDSVVAKDITRLFGKIEISIHAGEPSIHDFLVRKEGAWEKALNAVYLLKIYNANLVIKTVVTKQGLPSLKKLEEIVSKLNVEWFADVEIAPTYSGDYFKRSMYMLNFDEVKTFRSMFEKFSRTIKENSSKKRITCKAGRSSFFIDYKGYVYPCPEFVIDKEHYIKNVDNLKEKSFKEIINGNTLIEEIRKVKDHAFQKCLRCELLHDCVVCIAKNYKYWNDITYPSPLVCIQTLFNNIYRDKLTPFLFR
- a CDS encoding PqqD family protein → MKKEHIVPAPDIGYAKIDDLIVVYSLKNENYCIFNETATFIWECLVNGITDPEEIATNLANSFDCSIETALNDVNEFINELIEKKLVLENN
- a CDS encoding lasso peptide biosynthesis B2 protein, which encodes MIMGIFYILVLYKFANLQKVVEYIKRKSKKNKELTDIIQVAEKCCKIIDNNFIFEKLKLTCLKRSLILFYLCSNYKGKVSLVIGFRCEKTENHKKILGHAWIEIDDIPMFERGNVQQIYKKAYIYTI